The DNA sequence AGCAGCACCAGGGCGGCCGGAACGGTCACCGCGGGCACGGCGATCAGCTGCCACGTGGCCCCGCTGAGGCTGCCCATGAGCCAGAAGAGCACGCTGTGCGTCTGCTGTTCGTCCCCGGCCTGGAGCACCAGATAGCTGGTGAACCCGGACAGGAACTGGCCGATCGCGACCCCGGCGAGCACGAGCCGCAGCGGTGCGAAGCCGCCGCCGCGCCGGGCCACGGCCCACACCAGGGCGAAGGTCACGAGGGCGCCCGCGAACGCCGCCCCGGAGAGCCCGAGCGCGCTGCCCGCGCCCGCCCCGAGGACGATCGCGGCGACGGCCCCGAGGGACGCGCCATTGGAGACCCCGAGGAGGTACGGGTCGGCCAGCGGGTTGCGTACGAGGGCCTGCACGGCGGTGCCGACCAGGCCGAGCCCGGCGCCGACGAGGGCGGCGAGCAGGGCGCGCGGCACCCGCAGCTGCCACACGATCAGGTCGCTGGTGCCCGGCCTGGGCGCGGCGCCGGTCAGCCTGCGCGCGACGACGCCCCACACCTCGCCCGGCGGCAGCGACGTGGAGCCCCAGGAGACGGCCGCCGTGAGCGCCGCGAGGAGGAGCAGGGCGAGGCCCGCGGCGACGGGCCACGCGGGCAGGACCCGCGCGTCGCCGTCGGCGGGGCCCGCGCGCTTGCTCGCCGTGCGCGGTGAGGCCACGGCTAGCGGACCTTGCCGGGGTGGAGGGCCTTGGCGATGCGCACCACGGTGTCGGCGTTGGAGACGCCCGCGATGGTGGTGGCCTCGGACCCGATGCGCAGGAACCTGCCCTTCTTCACCGCGCGCAGGCCCTTGGTGGCCGGGTTGCTCTCCAGCCACTTCCTGGCCTCGTCGAAGGCCTTCTCGTTGGCCGCGGCGCTGCCCCGGTTGCGGACGCCGAGCTGGATCCAGTCCGGGTTCTTGGAGACCACGTCCTCCCAGCCGACCTGCTTGAACGCGCCGTCGCAGGACGCGAAGACGTTCCGGGCGCCCGCGAGGGTGATCACCGCGTGGGCGATCTGGCGGTTGCAGACGGCGGTGGGCGCCTTGGTCCCGGCGTCGTAGTCGAAGAAGAAGTAGGTGGGCCGCTTCCGCTCGGGGACGCCGCGCACCGCCGTGCGCACGGAGGCCAGCTTCGTCCGCATGCCGTCGACGAGTTCCGCGGCCGTGCTCCGGTTGCCGGTGACGGCGCCGAGCGCGGTGATGTCCCGCTCGACGGCGGACAGGTCGGTCACGGGGCCCTCGCGGTCCTGCGCGCAGGCGGTGGACTTCAGGTAGATGTGCTTCATGCCGACCGCCTTGTACTCCTCGGGGGTCGGGGCGTCGCCCATGCCGCCGCCCATGCCGCCCATGGAGGCGAAGCTGTCGATGTACAGATCGGCGCCCGAGCCGAGCAGCTTCTCCTTGGGGATCACGGACCGGCTGAGCACCTTCACGTCGTCCGCACGCTTCCCGAGCGCCCCGGGCAGCGTGCCCTTGCCGGGCGGGAAGCCCGTACCCGCGACGCGGTCCCCGGCGCCGAGCCTGAGCAGCAGCTCCAGGGCGGCCGCGTTGCTGGTCACGATCTTCTTGGGCGCGGCGGCGAAGCTGGTCGCGTTCCCCTCGCAGTCGGTGACCCGCACCGGGAACCCCGCGGCCGCGCCGTCCCCGGCGGAGCCGTCCGCGCCGTCACCGCCACCGCCGCAGCCCGAGACCAGCAGGCCGCACACCACGGCCGCCGCACCCCACCCCGTACGCGTACGCATCTCTTGTCTCCTGGACCCGTTTCGAGGCCGGGCCTCGCGCACCGGCAGCCCAGGAGTCGCGCCGGTGGCCCGCCGGGTTCCCGGCACCTCGGCGCGGGCACGGGGCGACCGCTCCGCGCGGCCCGTGAAACCCCCGAAGTCGCCCTCCGCGAGGCGCCTTTGCACACCCACCGGAATTGTTATTCCTGCTACAATCCAGCGAAAATTCGGACCAGAGTCTGGGGAGGACTCCGATGGCCGATGAAATACCCGCAGCCGAGAATGCCGAGACCGCGACACTCGGTCCCGGCTGCTTCTGGTCCTTCGACGCGGTGATGCGCCGGACCCCCGGTGTCACATCAAGTGTCGCGGGTTTCGCGGGAGATCACGGACCCCCGCCCAACTACGAGGACTACGAACGTCACGGGCTCAATCCGCAGAAGTTCGTAGAGGCAGTAAAACTGACGTTCCAGCCGGACAAGATCTCCTTCGAGGACGTACTCACCCTGTTCTTCCAGAGCCACGATCCGACCACTCCGAACCAGAGCGGCGCGGATCGCGGAACCGTTTACCACTCGACGATCTTCTACGCCGACGAAGACCAGCGCGTGCGTTCCGAAAAGGTCATGCAGCGGGTGCGGCAGGAACTGGGGCAGAGCATCGTGACCGATCTCCGGCCCTACCAGCAGTTCTTCGAGGCCGACCCCGATCAACAGGATTTCTACAACAAGAACCGATTCCAGCCGTACTGTCGCGCGGTCATAGAACCGAAGCTCCGCAATCTCGGAATCGACGTCGACTGAGGCACGACGCCGACCGCCGCACGGGAAGGCCCTGACCGAAACGCCGGTCAGGGCCTTCAGGCCCGTGGGGGGTCCGTCACGCGAAGGCCGCCGTCCAGTCCACGGCGACGCCGTGCACATACGCCTCCGCGAGCGCGGCGAGGAACCGGGCGCCGCCGCCGTCCTCGTTGCGCAGCGTCGCCATCAGGGCCGCCGGGCGCCCGAGCTCCTCCACGATGTCCTGCATGCCGACCGTGAGCACCGGCTGGGCGCTGCACTCCACGAAGACCTCGTGGCCGTCGGCGACCAGCGAACGGACGGCGTCGTCGAACCGGACCGTCTGCCGCAGGTTCCGGTACCAGTACTCCGCGTCGAGCCCTTCGGTGTCGAGGCGCCGCCCGGTCACCGTGGAGTAGAACGGCACCCCGCCCGGCTGCGGCCGTACGCTCGCCGCCAGGTCGAGGAGGGTCTCCCGCAGGTCCTCCACGTGCGGCGAGTGCGCGGCGAAGTCCACGCCCGGCACCCGCCAGCGCATCATCCGGGCCGCCCGCAGCGCGGCGCCGAAGTCGGCCATCGCGGCCACGTCGCCCGACACCGTGAGGGTGGCGGGGCCGTTCACCGCGGCCACCGAGAGGGTGCCCTCCCAGTCGGCGAGCAGCGCGCGCACCTGGTCGCCCGGGGCGAGCACGGTCAGCATCTCGCCCCGGCCGCGGATCTTCGTCAGGGCCTGGCTGCGCAGCGCGACGATCCGCGCGGCGTCGTCGAGGGACAGGGCGCCCGCGACGTGCGCGGCCGCGATCTCGCCCTGCGAGTGGCCGACCGCCGCGCCCGGCTCCACGCCGAAGCGGCGCCACAGCCGCGCCAGGGACACCATCATCGAGAACAGCACGGGCTGCACGACGTCCACCTGGTCAAGCGGCGGGGTGCCGGGCACGCCGCGCAGCACGTCCTCCAACGACCAGTTCAGATACGGCGAGAGGGCCTTCTCGCAGTCCCGGACCGCCTCGGCGAACACGGGCGAGGCGTCGAGCAGCGCCACCGCCATGCCGGCCCACTGGGTGCCCTGGCCGGGGAACACGAACACCGGCCGGGTGCCCCCTCGGGCCCGCCGGGGCGCCTGGCCGGTGATCACGTGCGGCGCGGGCCGCTCATCGGCGAGCGCGCGCACCCCGTCGAGCAGCTCGGCGCGGTCGCGCCCGATGACCACGGCCCGGTGCTCGCCCGCGGCCCCGGCCGCCACCAGCGACCGGCCCACCTCGGC is a window from the Streptomyces spectabilis genome containing:
- a CDS encoding FecCD family ABC transporter permease, which gives rise to MASPRTASKRAGPADGDARVLPAWPVAAGLALLLLAALTAAVSWGSTSLPPGEVWGVVARRLTGAAPRPGTSDLIVWQLRVPRALLAALVGAGLGLVGTAVQALVRNPLADPYLLGVSNGASLGAVAAIVLGAGAGSALGLSGAAFAGALVTFALVWAVARRGGGFAPLRLVLAGVAIGQFLSGFTSYLVLQAGDEQQTHSVLFWLMGSLSGATWQLIAVPAVTVPAALVLLQARARGLNALLMGDETAAGLGVDVGRLRRELFVVTSVLTGSLVAVSGAIAFVALMVPHTCRLLVGDDHRRLLPLSALGGAVLMVVVDIVCRTAMDAQELPVGVVTSLIGAPALLFLLDRRLKEGS
- the msrA gene encoding peptide-methionine (S)-S-oxide reductase MsrA → MADEIPAAENAETATLGPGCFWSFDAVMRRTPGVTSSVAGFAGDHGPPPNYEDYERHGLNPQKFVEAVKLTFQPDKISFEDVLTLFFQSHDPTTPNQSGADRGTVYHSTIFYADEDQRVRSEKVMQRVRQELGQSIVTDLRPYQQFFEADPDQQDFYNKNRFQPYCRAVIEPKLRNLGIDVD
- a CDS encoding ABC transporter substrate-binding protein; protein product: MRTRTGWGAAAVVCGLLVSGCGGGGDGADGSAGDGAAAGFPVRVTDCEGNATSFAAAPKKIVTSNAAALELLLRLGAGDRVAGTGFPPGKGTLPGALGKRADDVKVLSRSVIPKEKLLGSGADLYIDSFASMGGMGGGMGDAPTPEEYKAVGMKHIYLKSTACAQDREGPVTDLSAVERDITALGAVTGNRSTAAELVDGMRTKLASVRTAVRGVPERKRPTYFFFDYDAGTKAPTAVCNRQIAHAVITLAGARNVFASCDGAFKQVGWEDVVSKNPDWIQLGVRNRGSAAANEKAFDEARKWLESNPATKGLRAVKKGRFLRIGSEATTIAGVSNADTVVRIAKALHPGKVR
- a CDS encoding acyltransferase domain-containing protein, with the protein product MTKPATPDLRIGAVTGTVPWVLSGRSAAGLRAQAARLLARLESGPAADAAPLAEVGRSLVAAGAAGEHRAVVIGRDRAELLDGVRALADERPAPHVITGQAPRRARGGTRPVFVFPGQGTQWAGMAVALLDASPVFAEAVRDCEKALSPYLNWSLEDVLRGVPGTPPLDQVDVVQPVLFSMMVSLARLWRRFGVEPGAAVGHSQGEIAAAHVAGALSLDDAARIVALRSQALTKIRGRGEMLTVLAPGDQVRALLADWEGTLSVAAVNGPATLTVSGDVAAMADFGAALRAARMMRWRVPGVDFAAHSPHVEDLRETLLDLAASVRPQPGGVPFYSTVTGRRLDTEGLDAEYWYRNLRQTVRFDDAVRSLVADGHEVFVECSAQPVLTVGMQDIVEELGRPAALMATLRNEDGGGARFLAALAEAYVHGVAVDWTAAFA